In the Olleya sp. Hel_I_94 genome, one interval contains:
- a CDS encoding LptF/LptG family permease, whose amino-acid sequence MKILDWYILKRYLMTFAVMLLLFIPIGITVHLAEKIGKILENNVPFGEVMQYLLDFTIYFAHLLFPLFLFLSVIWFTSKLANNTEVVAFLSSGVSFTRFLRPYLIGGVIVALLSIVLGLYLAPNASKGFNNFKYKYLSGKKENNNTNVLKQINDNDIIYVTSFDTKNKTGVNFTLEHFEEGKMTYKISASNLRYIEQDSAYILRNYFKRTIGDNDDVLDIQRKKDTIFSFDLEDLTPESYIAETLRYDELVRFIDREEKRGSKYIGRYKLAKYQKWSLPVSVFILTIIAVAVSSRKRRGGMGVNLAFGICIAMVFVFFDKIFGTLASQSNFSPLLAVWFPNIIFGVLAFFLLRNAKR is encoded by the coding sequence GTGAAAATATTAGACTGGTACATATTAAAACGTTATCTAATGACTTTTGCGGTCATGCTACTGTTGTTTATACCAATTGGTATTACAGTGCATTTAGCAGAAAAAATTGGTAAAATACTAGAAAACAATGTGCCTTTCGGCGAAGTCATGCAGTACTTGTTAGACTTTACAATATACTTTGCACATCTACTTTTTCCGTTATTTTTATTCTTATCAGTAATTTGGTTTACATCAAAATTAGCAAATAATACAGAGGTTGTAGCGTTTTTAAGCTCAGGTGTATCGTTTACACGATTTTTAAGACCTTACTTAATTGGAGGCGTAATTGTTGCTTTATTATCCATTGTCTTAGGATTATATCTAGCACCTAACGCTAGTAAAGGGTTTAATAATTTTAAATATAAATACCTCTCAGGTAAAAAAGAAAATAATAATACCAATGTATTAAAGCAGATTAATGACAACGATATTATTTACGTTACAAGCTTTGATACAAAAAATAAAACAGGAGTAAATTTTACTTTAGAGCATTTTGAAGAAGGTAAAATGACCTATAAAATTAGTGCATCTAACCTAAGATATATCGAACAGGATTCAGCTTACATACTCCGTAATTACTTTAAAAGAACCATTGGAGATAATGATGATGTGTTGGATATTCAACGAAAAAAAGACACAATCTTTTCATTTGATTTAGAAGATTTAACACCAGAAAGTTACATAGCTGAAACCTTAAGGTACGATGAGCTAGTTAGATTTATTGATAGAGAAGAAAAACGAGGCTCTAAATATATAGGTCGTTACAAGTTAGCTAAATATCAAAAATGGAGCTTACCAGTTTCAGTATTTATACTTACAATTATTGCAGTAGCTGTATCGTCTAGAAAACGTCGAGGCGGAATGGGAGTCAATTTAGCATTTGGGATTTGCATAGCCATGGTTTTTGTCTTTTTTGATAAGATATTTGGTACATTAGCCTCTCAGTCTAACTTTTCACCATTGCTAGCAGTGTGGTTTCCTAATATAATTTTTGGGGTTTTAGCCTTTTTCTTGTTACGCAATGCAAAACGATAA
- the tgt gene encoding tRNA guanosine(34) transglycosylase Tgt: MTFDLKAKDTQSNARAGVITTDHGVIETPIFMPVGTAGTVKGVHQRELKNDINPDIILGNTYHLYLKPQIDVLEKAGGLHKFMNWDRNILTDSGGYQVYSLSGNNKIKEEGVKFKSHIDGSYHTFTPENVMEIQRSIGADIIMAFDECTPYPCEYNYARRSMHMTHRWLERCLTHLDKTPLKYDYSQSFFPIVQGSTYKDLRKQSAEYIAGVGAEGNAIGGLSVGEPAEEMYAMTEVVTDILPWDKPRYLMGVGTPINILENIALGVDMFDCVMPTRNARNGMLFTAFGSINIKNLKWRDDFSPIDEMGITYVDTEYSKAYLRHLFNTNELLGKQIATIHNLGFYLWLTREARKHILAGDFRTWKDKMVKQMNNRL; the protein is encoded by the coding sequence ATGACTTTCGATTTAAAAGCAAAAGACACACAAAGTAACGCTAGAGCAGGAGTAATAACTACAGATCATGGTGTAATTGAAACACCAATTTTTATGCCTGTTGGTACTGCTGGAACTGTAAAAGGTGTGCATCAAAGAGAATTAAAAAACGATATTAATCCAGATATTATCTTAGGTAATACCTATCACTTATATTTAAAACCTCAAATAGATGTTTTAGAAAAAGCTGGTGGATTACATAAATTTATGAACTGGGATCGTAATATACTTACGGATTCTGGAGGTTATCAAGTCTACTCTTTATCAGGAAATAACAAGATTAAAGAAGAAGGTGTTAAGTTTAAGTCTCATATTGATGGTAGCTACCACACTTTTACGCCAGAAAACGTAATGGAAATCCAACGTAGTATTGGAGCAGATATTATTATGGCATTTGACGAGTGTACACCTTATCCTTGCGAATATAACTACGCTAGACGATCCATGCACATGACGCATCGTTGGTTAGAGCGTTGTTTAACACATCTTGATAAAACACCTTTAAAGTACGACTACTCACAATCTTTTTTTCCGATTGTTCAAGGTAGTACGTATAAAGATTTACGTAAGCAATCAGCCGAGTATATTGCAGGTGTTGGAGCAGAAGGTAACGCTATTGGTGGTTTGTCAGTAGGTGAGCCAGCAGAAGAAATGTATGCTATGACAGAGGTTGTAACAGATATACTACCATGGGATAAACCACGTTATCTAATGGGTGTTGGTACACCAATTAATATACTAGAAAATATTGCATTAGGTGTAGATATGTTTGACTGTGTAATGCCAACACGAAATGCAAGAAACGGAATGTTATTTACTGCCTTCGGATCCATAAATATTAAAAACCTTAAATGGCGCGACGATTTTTCGCCAATTGATGAGATGGGTATTACTTACGTAGACACGGAATATAGTAAGGCATACTTACGTCACTTATTTAATACAAATGAATTATTAGGTAAGCAAATCGCAACCATACATAACTTAGGTTTTTATTTATGGTTGACTAGAGAAGCAAGAAAGCATATCTTAGCAGGAGACTTTAGAACTTGGAAAGATAAAATGGTAAAACAAATGAATAATCGTCTATAA
- a CDS encoding transketolase, with protein sequence MASTQQLEDLTTQVRRDILRMVHKVNSGHPGGSLGCAEFLVALYDNIMDRKEGFDMDGIGEDLFFLSNGHISPVFYSVLSRTGYFPVEELNTFRLINTRLQGHPTTHEKLPGVRIASGSLGQGLSVALGAAQAKKLNGDKHLVYSLHGDGEMQEGQNWEAIMYASAKKVDNIIATIDLNGQQIDGSTDTVLPMGSFRAKFEAFGWTVIDIEAGNNIDAILKGMAEAKSLTGKGKPVCVLLKTIMGNGVDFMMHTHAWHGKAPNDEQLAIGLEQNPETLGDY encoded by the coding sequence ATGGCAAGCACACAACAATTAGAAGATTTAACCACACAGGTACGTAGAGACATTTTACGTATGGTACACAAAGTAAATTCTGGACATCCAGGAGGATCATTAGGTTGCGCAGAATTTTTAGTAGCACTTTATGATAACATCATGGATAGAAAAGAAGGTTTTGATATGGATGGCATTGGAGAAGATCTTTTCTTTTTATCAAATGGACATATTTCACCTGTATTTTATAGTGTACTTTCTAGAACGGGTTATTTTCCTGTAGAAGAATTAAACACCTTTAGATTAATTAACACAAGACTACAAGGTCACCCAACAACACATGAAAAACTGCCAGGTGTTAGGATTGCATCAGGATCTTTAGGTCAAGGTTTAAGTGTTGCTTTAGGTGCTGCCCAAGCAAAAAAATTAAATGGAGACAAACATTTAGTATATAGCTTACATGGAGATGGCGAAATGCAAGAAGGTCAAAACTGGGAAGCAATTATGTATGCATCTGCTAAAAAAGTAGATAACATTATTGCAACTATAGATCTAAATGGACAGCAAATTGATGGGTCAACAGATACTGTATTACCAATGGGAAGTTTTAGAGCTAAATTTGAAGCTTTTGGATGGACAGTTATAGACATTGAAGCTGGTAATAATATTGATGCTATTTTAAAAGGAATGGCAGAAGCAAAAAGTTTAACAGGTAAAGGAAAACCTGTTTGTGTATTACTAAAAACAATAATGGGTAATGGTGTAGATTTTATGATGCATACACATGCTTGGCATGGTAAAGCACCTAATGACGAGCAATTAGCTATTGGATTAGAGCAAAACCCTGAAACTTTAGGCGACTATTAA
- a CDS encoding transketolase family protein produces the protein MKTYTNTGSKDTRSGFGDGLTELGRTNPNVVALCADLIGSLKMDQFIEENPERFFQIGIAEANMMGIAAGLTIGGKIPFTGTFANFSTGRVYDQIRQSIAYSDKNVKICASHAGLTLGEDGATHQILEDIGLMKMLPGMTVINTCDYNQTKAATIAIASHEGPVYLRFGRPKVANFTPEDQTFEIGKAVQLQTGTDVTIVATGHLVWEALEAAKTLNDKGISAEVINIHTIKPLDANAIIESVKKTKCVVTAEEHNHLGGLGESVARVLSQHQPTPQEFIATNDTFGESGTPAQLMEKYGLNADAIVKAAEKVITRK, from the coding sequence ATGAAAACATATACAAATACAGGAAGTAAAGATACAAGATCAGGTTTTGGAGACGGATTAACAGAGTTAGGAAGAACAAATCCTAATGTTGTAGCACTTTGCGCAGATTTAATTGGGTCTTTAAAAATGGATCAGTTTATTGAAGAAAACCCAGAACGTTTTTTTCAGATTGGAATTGCAGAAGCTAATATGATGGGTATTGCTGCAGGTTTGACTATTGGAGGAAAAATTCCTTTTACAGGTACATTTGCTAACTTTTCTACAGGTCGTGTTTATGATCAAATTAGACAAAGTATTGCATATTCTGACAAAAACGTTAAAATCTGTGCATCTCACGCAGGTTTAACTTTAGGAGAAGATGGTGCAACACACCAAATACTTGAAGATATTGGATTAATGAAAATGTTACCAGGTATGACTGTAATAAACACTTGTGATTACAATCAAACCAAAGCTGCTACTATTGCAATTGCAAGTCATGAAGGACCAGTTTACCTACGTTTTGGACGTCCAAAAGTAGCTAACTTTACTCCAGAAGATCAAACTTTTGAAATTGGTAAAGCTGTACAATTACAAACAGGTACTGATGTAACAATTGTTGCTACGGGACATTTAGTTTGGGAAGCTTTAGAAGCTGCAAAAACCTTAAATGATAAGGGTATTTCTGCCGAAGTAATAAACATACATACTATAAAGCCATTAGATGCTAATGCTATTATAGAGTCTGTTAAAAAAACTAAATGTGTTGTTACTGCTGAAGAGCATAACCACTTAGGAGGATTAGGAGAAAGTGTTGCACGTGTTTTATCACAACATCAACCTACACCACAAGAGTTTATTGCTACAAACGATACTTTTGGTGAGTCAGGGACACCAGCGCAATTAATGGAAAAGTACGGTCTAAATGCTGATGCTATTGTTAAAGCAGCAGAAAAAGTGATTACAAGAAAGTAA
- a CDS encoding outer membrane beta-barrel protein — protein sequence MNILQKFQNGLGYNSDLSKKVILTSIGILIFSALGYAQNGNGFGLKGGVNYNGNGDYFESISNSYQNPDRSVGYHVGVFGKIGTKIYFRPELVYTTTKSDYTAGEFELQKLDAPLLIGLKVLGPIQVFAGPSLQYIMDSEFENATINTIEDDFSVGLNFGIGLSLDKICIDLRYERGFNNNEATIINNNVSVLNPNRLDTRPEQLILSISVML from the coding sequence ATGAACATTTTACAAAAATTTCAGAATGGCTTAGGTTATAATTCAGACTTAAGTAAAAAAGTAATTTTAACATCTATTGGAATACTTATATTTTCAGCTTTAGGTTATGCCCAAAATGGAAATGGATTTGGTTTGAAAGGTGGTGTAAATTACAATGGTAATGGAGATTACTTTGAGTCTATTTCTAACAGTTATCAAAATCCAGATAGAAGCGTTGGCTACCATGTTGGTGTTTTTGGAAAAATTGGCACCAAAATATACTTTAGACCAGAATTGGTTTATACTACTACAAAAAGCGATTATACTGCTGGCGAATTTGAATTACAAAAATTAGATGCTCCATTATTAATTGGCTTAAAAGTTTTAGGTCCTATACAAGTTTTTGCAGGTCCATCCTTACAATATATAATGGATAGCGAATTTGAAAATGCTACAATTAACACTATAGAAGATGACTTTTCTGTAGGATTAAATTTTGGAATAGGATTAAGCTTGGATAAGATTTGTATAGATTTAAGATACGAGAGAGGCTTTAATAATAACGAAGCGACTATTATTAATAATAATGTATCAGTATTAAATCCAAATAGATTAGATACGCGACCAGAACAACTAATACTTAGTATATCTGTTATGTTATAA
- a CDS encoding FKBP-type peptidyl-prolyl cis-trans isomerase, whose amino-acid sequence MNLRKITFALLVVLVTAFSCGTDDGDTFTFVPRDSQEVYDENIVEIEAFLATHTYNYDEFDFANPYSLANDTFKIVFDTISEANNNLDAIALLDRPELLFKTVTQGDVDYKLYYLSVREGLGQATHPLDAVNVTYNGTLLDGTEFDGADVDGLTFNLSSVGSSFGVVDGFREALVEFRMRDGYTENGDGTTTNHNYGIGAAFIPSGLGYFSTGTTSIPSYSPINFTFGLLTRIDTDYDLDSIPSHLEDLDGDGDGLNEDTDGDGVANFIDNDDDNDGVLTIDEDIDQDGDPTNDDTDGDGIPNYLDFDTNLSN is encoded by the coding sequence ATGAATTTAAGAAAAATCACTTTTGCGTTATTAGTTGTGTTAGTTACTGCATTTTCATGTGGTACAGATGATGGAGATACATTTACTTTTGTGCCTAGAGATAGCCAAGAGGTTTATGATGAGAACATTGTTGAGATAGAGGCGTTTTTAGCCACACATACATATAATTATGATGAATTTGATTTTGCTAATCCATACTCATTAGCTAACGATACGTTTAAAATTGTTTTTGATACAATTAGTGAAGCAAATAACAATTTAGATGCGATAGCATTACTAGATAGACCAGAGTTATTATTTAAAACGGTTACTCAAGGTGATGTAGATTATAAACTATATTATTTAAGTGTTAGAGAAGGGTTAGGACAAGCAACACACCCTTTGGATGCAGTAAATGTAACATATAATGGTACTTTATTGGATGGGACAGAGTTTGATGGAGCAGATGTTGATGGTCTTACTTTTAATTTATCATCTGTAGGTTCGTCTTTTGGAGTAGTTGATGGTTTTAGAGAAGCTTTAGTTGAATTTAGAATGCGTGATGGCTATACTGAAAATGGTGATGGAACTACAACAAACCATAACTATGGTATTGGAGCAGCTTTTATTCCTTCTGGGTTAGGTTATTTTTCAACAGGAACAACATCTATACCAAGTTACTCTCCTATTAATTTTACATTTGGATTACTAACTAGAATTGATACCGATTATGATTTAGATTCAATCCCTTCACATTTAGAAGATTTAGATGGTGATGGTGATGGTTTAAATGAAGATACTGATGGTGATGGTGTAGCTAACTTTATTGATAATGACGACGATAATGATGGTGTGTTAACTATTGATGAAGATATCGATCAAGATGGAGACCCAACTAATGACGATACTGATGGAGACGGAATACCAAACTATTTAGATTTTGATACTAATTTATCAAACTAA
- a CDS encoding RNA-binding S4 domain-containing protein has protein sequence MRVDKYLWCVRHFKTRNIATTACKKGHIKVNGSVAKASREVYPTDIIELRKDQVNYKLTVLDIPPNRVGAKLVDIYRVDNTPKSAFEAQEMLKLAKDYYRKKGVGRPTKKDRRDLDNLNAENEQ, from the coding sequence ATGCGAGTAGATAAGTATTTATGGTGTGTTAGACATTTTAAAACAAGAAACATAGCAACGACTGCATGTAAAAAAGGCCACATTAAGGTAAATGGTAGTGTAGCTAAAGCTAGTAGAGAAGTTTATCCAACAGATATAATTGAACTTAGAAAAGACCAGGTTAACTATAAATTGACCGTTTTGGATATTCCTCCAAACAGGGTTGGTGCTAAACTTGTAGATATTTATCGTGTAGATAACACGCCTAAGTCCGCTTTTGAAGCACAAGAAATGCTTAAATTAGCCAAGGATTATTACCGAAAAAAAGGTGTTGGAAGACCAACAAAAAAAGACAGAAGAGATTTAGACAATTTAAACGCAGAAAACGAGCAATAG
- a CDS encoding phosphoribosyltransferase family protein, protein MSVLKDVILDNSAINNKLRRIAFQIYEANINEEEVVLAGIDANGYILAKKLKTILAKISPIQPTLCKISIDKKNPRDLIKTSLKPEQYQNKSVVLIDDVLNSGTTLIYCVKHFLEVPLKQFKTAVLVNRNHKKFPVKADYKGISLSTSLNEHVQVDLEGKEWKAYLN, encoded by the coding sequence ATGAGTGTTTTAAAAGATGTAATATTAGATAATAGTGCCATTAACAATAAGTTAAGACGAATTGCTTTTCAAATATATGAGGCAAATATAAATGAGGAAGAAGTTGTCTTAGCTGGTATAGATGCGAATGGTTATATTTTAGCAAAAAAACTGAAAACCATTTTAGCAAAAATATCTCCAATCCAACCAACGCTTTGTAAAATATCCATAGACAAGAAAAACCCAAGAGACCTAATAAAGACCTCTCTAAAACCGGAACAATATCAAAACAAATCGGTTGTTTTAATTGATGACGTGTTAAATTCAGGTACTACTTTAATTTACTGTGTAAAACACTTTTTAGAAGTCCCTTTAAAACAATTTAAAACTGCTGTTTTAGTAAACCGAAATCATAAAAAATTTCCGGTAAAAGCAGATTATAAGGGTATATCGTTGTCAACCTCTTTAAATGAGCATGTTCAGGTAGATCTAGAAGGTAAAGAGTGGAAAGCTTATTTAAATTAA
- a CDS encoding shikimate kinase encodes MNLIFIGYMASGKSTIGQKMAEKMGFKFIDLDNYIEEFEKMSVSDIFKTKGEIHFRKLEQTYLKQITSNTDQTIIALGGGTPCFYNTMEWLNKLDDFKTIYLRTNLDILTDRLFLNKTRPLISHLETKVALKDFIAKHLFERSYFYNQASVVVEATNDEEETINNILKKLI; translated from the coding sequence ATGAATTTAATTTTTATTGGATATATGGCTTCAGGAAAGTCAACAATTGGTCAGAAAATGGCAGAAAAAATGGGATTTAAATTTATTGATTTAGATAATTATATTGAGGAGTTTGAAAAAATGAGTGTTTCTGATATATTTAAAACTAAAGGTGAAATCCATTTTAGAAAACTTGAGCAGACCTATTTAAAACAAATAACCTCCAATACAGATCAAACAATAATTGCGTTAGGAGGAGGTACACCTTGTTTTTATAATACTATGGAATGGTTAAATAAACTAGATGATTTTAAGACTATTTATTTAAGAACTAATTTAGATATTTTGACAGACCGATTATTTTTAAATAAAACAAGACCATTAATTAGTCATCTAGAAACTAAAGTTGCTTTAAAAGACTTTATTGCTAAACATTTATTTGAGCGCTCTTATTTTTATAATCAAGCAAGCGTAGTTGTTGAAGCTACTAATGATGAAGAAGAGACAATTAATAATATTTTAAAAAAGTTAATTTAA
- a CDS encoding MerR family transcriptional regulator, with product MNNIKTKFSIKDLENLSGIKAHTIRIWEKRYNLFEPNRTETNIRYYSLSSLQKILNISYLNNNGYKISKIANLDSKDIPTIVRQIAEKKEGNNHYINALKLAMFNFDQSLFFTTYEDLKTELNFDDIFYKVFVPLLDEIGMLWQTDTITPAHEHFIVELIKQKIVYNIETSLNKKNLVGSSEVYVLFLPDNEVHELGLLFTNYELINKGFHSIYLGQSVPLDSLEFLKSQYDSITFISCFTVKPEKDDINQYLADFNSKILKNTNNKLIISGRMTAFIDSTLNPKIASYQSTKEVLESLQHVLV from the coding sequence ATGAACAATATAAAAACTAAATTTAGTATTAAAGATCTTGAGAATCTCTCAGGTATCAAAGCGCACACCATAAGAATATGGGAAAAGCGATACAATCTATTTGAACCTAACAGAACAGAAACTAATATTAGATATTACAGTTTATCTAGTCTTCAAAAAATATTAAACATAAGCTACCTAAACAATAACGGTTACAAAATATCTAAAATAGCTAATTTGGATAGTAAAGATATACCAACTATTGTTAGGCAGATTGCCGAAAAAAAAGAGGGTAATAACCATTACATTAACGCTTTAAAATTGGCTATGTTCAATTTTGATCAATCGTTATTTTTTACAACTTACGAAGATTTAAAAACAGAGTTAAACTTTGATGATATTTTCTATAAAGTATTTGTACCATTATTAGATGAAATTGGTATGTTATGGCAAACAGACACCATAACGCCTGCTCATGAGCATTTTATAGTAGAACTTATTAAACAAAAGATTGTTTATAACATAGAGACCTCTTTAAACAAAAAGAATTTAGTAGGCAGTAGTGAAGTGTATGTGTTGTTTTTACCAGATAATGAAGTACATGAATTAGGTTTATTATTTACCAATTACGAATTAATTAATAAAGGATTTCACTCAATATATCTAGGACAAAGTGTCCCTTTAGACAGTTTAGAGTTTTTAAAATCACAATACGATAGCATCACTTTTATTTCGTGTTTTACGGTTAAGCCCGAAAAAGACGACATTAACCAATATTTGGCTGATTTTAATTCCAAAATATTAAAAAACACAAACAACAAATTAATAATTTCAGGAAGAATGACTGCTTTTATAGACAGTACTTTAAACCCTAAAATAGCATCGTATCAATCCACTAAAGAGGTTCTTGAATCTTTACAACACGTTTTAGTATAA
- a CDS encoding phytoene desaturase family protein: MSKNIAIIGSGFSALSASCYLAQSGHNVTIFEKNSTVGGRCRQLKKEGFTFDIGPSWYWMPDIFDKFFADFNKKTSDFYQLDKLSPAYKIFFKDDEITIGDTLEKICAEFERIEKGSSVPLKKFINKAATNYDIAINKVVLKPGISPLELVTPETIMRVDQFFKTISRDVRKNFKNPKLISTLEFPVLFLGAKPNKTPSFYNFMNYADFGLGTWHPKGGMYEIIKAMSSLAESLGVTIKTDSPVTKINVSDKKATAIIVGNQTLQFDVVLSGADYHHSETLLDIKHRQYSEKYWSKKTFAPSSLLFYIGFDKKLNNVQHHNLFFDTNFETHAEEIYDNPSWPKDPLFYANFPSITDNSMAPKGCETGFFLIPIAPGIEDTTEIREKYLNIILERFEKLTKQDVKNNIIFKESFCVKDFIKEYNSYKGNAYGMANTLLQTAFLRPNLKSNKLKNLYFTGQLTVPGPGVPPALISGKLVAELINKHHNV; the protein is encoded by the coding sequence ATGAGTAAAAATATCGCAATTATTGGTTCTGGATTTTCAGCACTTTCAGCCTCTTGTTACTTAGCGCAATCTGGACATAACGTAACTATTTTTGAAAAAAATAGTACTGTTGGTGGTCGTTGTAGACAGTTAAAAAAAGAAGGCTTTACCTTTGACATTGGTCCAAGTTGGTATTGGATGCCAGATATTTTTGATAAGTTTTTTGCAGACTTCAATAAAAAAACATCTGACTTTTATCAATTAGATAAACTTTCGCCTGCATATAAAATATTTTTTAAAGATGACGAAATTACTATTGGTGATACCCTAGAAAAAATATGTGCCGAATTTGAACGTATAGAAAAAGGTAGTTCTGTTCCGTTAAAAAAGTTTATTAATAAAGCTGCCACTAATTATGATATCGCTATTAATAAAGTGGTATTAAAGCCTGGAATATCACCTTTAGAATTAGTAACACCAGAAACTATAATGCGTGTTGACCAATTTTTTAAAACCATTAGCAGAGATGTTAGAAAAAACTTTAAAAACCCTAAATTAATTTCAACTTTAGAGTTTCCTGTTTTATTTCTTGGTGCCAAACCAAACAAAACACCATCGTTTTATAATTTTATGAATTATGCCGATTTTGGTTTAGGTACATGGCATCCTAAAGGTGGCATGTATGAGATTATCAAAGCCATGTCATCATTGGCTGAAAGCTTAGGCGTTACTATAAAAACCGATAGTCCAGTAACTAAAATTAATGTGTCAGACAAAAAAGCAACAGCAATAATTGTTGGCAACCAAACACTTCAATTTGATGTAGTTTTAAGTGGTGCAGATTATCACCATTCCGAAACATTGTTAGACATAAAACACAGACAATACTCAGAAAAATATTGGAGTAAAAAGACATTTGCACCTTCATCTTTACTTTTTTACATCGGTTTTGACAAAAAATTAAACAATGTGCAACATCATAATTTGTTTTTCGATACAAATTTTGAGACACACGCTGAAGAAATTTACGACAATCCAAGTTGGCCAAAAGACCCTTTGTTTTATGCTAATTTTCCATCAATAACAGATAATAGTATGGCACCAAAAGGTTGTGAGACTGGATTTTTTTTAATACCAATAGCTCCAGGAATTGAAGACACTACTGAGATAAGAGAAAAGTATCTAAATATTATTTTAGAACGTTTTGAGAAATTAACAAAACAAGATGTTAAAAATAATATTATCTTTAAAGAGTCCTTTTGTGTTAAAGACTTTATAAAAGAATACAATTCATATAAAGGTAATGCCTACGGAATGGCAAATACATTACTACAAACCGCCTTTTTAAGGCCAAATTTAAAAAGTAATAAACTGAAAAATCTCTACTTTACAGGACAATTAACAGTTCCTGGACCAGGTGTCCCTCCTGCTCTAATTTCAGGAAAACTAGTAGCAGAATTAATTAATAAACATCATAACGTTTAA
- a CDS encoding phytoene/squalene synthase family protein, with protein sequence MKTLFDSVSYDCSKIVTQSYSTSFSLATKMLANTIRQDIYNIYGFVRFADEIVDTFHEYNKKELFKRFEDDLEFALRDKISLNPILNAFQHTYHKCNIDKHMVDSFMKSMRLDLSKTKYTTDQEYKDYIYGSADVVGLMCLKVFVKGDNEKYETLKSTAMSLGSAFQKVNFLRDLKADHELLDRTYFPNTDLTNLTESDKLYIINDIENDFNEGLKGIKQLPIEAKFGVFMAYRYYNQLLKKLKKTPALEIKNTRIRVPNYKKAELLTRSYVKYQLNLL encoded by the coding sequence ATGAAAACATTATTCGATTCTGTCTCATACGACTGTAGCAAGATTGTTACGCAATCTTACAGCACCTCTTTTTCTTTAGCTACAAAAATGCTTGCCAATACCATAAGACAAGATATTTATAATATTTATGGCTTTGTAAGATTTGCTGATGAAATTGTAGACACTTTTCATGAGTACAATAAAAAAGAGCTTTTTAAACGCTTTGAAGACGATTTAGAATTTGCACTTAGAGATAAGATAAGCTTAAATCCTATACTTAACGCTTTTCAACATACCTATCATAAATGTAATATTGACAAGCATATGGTTGACTCTTTCATGAAAAGCATGAGACTAGACCTGTCCAAAACTAAATATACTACTGATCAAGAGTATAAGGATTATATTTATGGATCGGCAGATGTTGTTGGGTTAATGTGCTTAAAAGTATTTGTAAAAGGAGATAACGAAAAGTATGAAACTTTAAAAAGCACAGCAATGTCCTTAGGTTCTGCTTTTCAAAAGGTTAACTTTTTAAGAGATTTAAAAGCTGATCACGAATTATTGGATAGAACCTATTTTCCAAATACGGACTTAACAAATTTAACTGAATCGGATAAGCTATACATAATCAATGATATAGAAAACGATTTTAATGAAGGCTTAAAAGGCATTAAACAATTACCTATTGAAGCTAAGTTTGGAGTTTTTATGGCTTACCGTTATTACAATCAATTATTAAAAAAATTAAAGAAAACACCAGCTTTAGAAATCAAAAACACACGTATTAGAGTTCCTAATTATAAAAAAGCAGAACTCTTAACACGAAGCTATGTTAAATATCAACTCAACTTATTATAA